The Streptomyces sp. NBC_00335 DNA window GTTCGCGTACACCCGCCGGGCGTCGGCCGGTTCGTACTGGGTGTAGAGGTAGACCTCGCCGTCCTCCGGGTCCACGAAGCGGTGCATGCCCTCGCCGGTCCGGCTGTACGCGCAGTCGGCGTCGACCACGAGCACGTTCTCGGAGGCCAGGTCGTCCAGGGCGATCCGCGCGCCGTCGAAGACGACGGCCGGGTCCAGCTCGCGCCCGTTGAGGCTCACGCTGTTCACCGCGGGCGCGATGAGGTCCGCGAAGCTCGATGCCCCCGGAGCGGCGGCGCGGAAGCGGACGGTGGTCACCGAGCGGAAGGTCCTGGGGCCGTCGGCCGGTTCGGCCTCGTCCACCGCGGACCTCAGGTCGAGGACCACCTCGTACCCGTCGACGGACAGCAGCTCGGCCCGCTCGCGGGCCTCGTCACGGGACAGATTCTCTCCGGGCACGTGCACTCCTTCGTGCGTGATCGCGATACCTGACCGAATCCTCCCACGGGGGAATGCGTGTGCGGTCGGAGCGGTTGGGCAGGGAGGAACGTTCCGATCTGAGGAGAGACATGGCTGACACCCAGGTGCGCGAGAAGACCGCCGTCGACTTCTGGTTCGACCCGCTCTGCCCCTGGGCCTGGATGACGTCCCGCTGGATGCTGGAGGTCGAGAAGGTCCGTGACGTAGAGGTCCGCTGGCACGTGATGAGCCTCGCGGTCCTCAACGAGAACAAGCTCGACGAACTGCCCGAGCAGTACCGCGAGCTGCTCGGCCCCAAGGGCTGGGCTCCCGTGCGCGTGGTCGTCGCCGCCCAGCAGAAGTTCGGCGACGAGGTGACCGGCAAGCTCTACACCGCGCTGGGCACCCGCTTCCACAACGGGGGAACGGGCCCGACCCGCGAGGCCATCGCCGAGGCCCTGAACGAGGTGGGCCTGCCCGCCGAGCTGCTCCACTACGCGGACTCCGACGAGTACGACGAGGTCCTGCGCGACTCCCACAACGACGGCATCAACCGCGTCGGCCAGGAGGTCGGCACCCCGGTCATCTCCGTGCCCGGCGCCGACGGCGAAGAGGTCGCCTTCTTCGGCCCGGTCGTCACCCCCGCCCCGCGCGGCGAGGCCGCGGCCCGCCTCTGGGACGGCACCCTGCTCGTCGCCTCCACCCCGGGCTTCTACGAGATCAAGCGCACCCGCACGCAGGGCCCGATCTTCGACTAGTCGCGGCTCCCGGGAGGCGGGCGTCCCCTTCCTCCCTTAACGTCCCCCTATGGGGACCAGCTCGACGCACGACAGTACGCGCGGGGAACCGCTCGGCCGCAGCGGCGGCCGGGCGGAGCCCGCGATACCGAACGGCAACGCCGCGCACGCCGCCCTGCCCGCACGCCCCCGAGACCGGGTGCTGCGGGCAGCTTGCGTCGTGGTGCCCCCGCTGTGGACGGCCCTCGGGGTCCACCAGGCCGCCGGCACCCTGCGCCACTACCTCCGCGGCACGGGCCGCCCGTACCGGGTCGACGCGCGGGCCCTGCTCGCCGTGCCCGCCGTACGGCAGGACGTGGACCGGCGCCTGGCCGAGTGGCGCCGGGACGCGCGGGCGCTCGGCGAGCCCGGCGCGTACGCGGCGGACAGCGGCTGGCGCGGGGTGCTGATCAGCCGGCGCGCCCGCGAGGGAGGCAGCGCGGACTGGTGGCTGGCGCTGCGCGGGGCCCAGTACCGGATCAGCGGCACGGTACGGGTCCACGAGGACGGCTCCGTGGTGAGCGACTACCGGTTCCAGGTGCACAAGAGCTGGAACTTCGACCGGGGCGAGTCGGAGTTCGGCGTCCCCTTCACCCCGTTCGCCCGGCTCCACGAGACCGGGCTGGCGCGGGAGTTCACGGTGGTCGGGGAGGTGGACGGACTGGTCGACCAGGCGGCCGGCGCGGGAAGCGCAGAAGGCCCCCGCGAGTCACGTCCTCACGGGGGCCTTCTGGTGGACACGCCCGCGAGTGAAGGTTGAGAAGACGATCACGAGGCGGACGGGCTGGGTGGCGCTGATCAGCCCTTGACGGGGATCAGCAGCGGGGTGTTCGCCTTGGCGTCTGCGTAGCGCTTGGCCACGTCCTGCCAGTTGACGACGTTCCACATCGCCTCGATGAAGTCCACCTTCTGGTTCTTGTACTGAAGGTAGAAGGCGTGCTCCCAGGCGTCGAACACGAGGACCGGGGTGCTGGCCACGCCGACGTTGCCCTGGTGGTCGTAGATCTGCTCGACGATCAGGCGGCCGCTGACGGGCTCGTACGCGAGCACGCCCCAGCCGGAGCCCTGGGTCGCGGAGGACGCGAAGGTCAGCTGCTTCCTGAACTTCGCGAAGGAGCCGAAGGATTCGGTGATCGCGTCGGCCAGCTCGCCCAGGCCGTCGGCCGCGGTGGGCTCGCCGCCGCCCTCGCCGGTCTTCGGGCTGGCCATGTTGTGCCAGTAGATGCTGTGCAGGATGTGGCCGGAGAGGTGGAAGGCCAGGTTCTTCTCCAGGCCGTTCAGCGCACCCCAGTTCTCCTTGTCGCGCGCCTCCGCCAGCTGCTCCAGCGTGTTGTTGGCGCCCGTGACGTAGGCCGCGTGGTGCTTGTCGTGGTGCAGCTCGATGATCTGCGGGTTGATCACCGGTTCGAGAGCCGCGTAGTCGTAAGGAAGCTCAGGAAGCGTGTAAATGGCCATGCGTGTATCCGGTCCCCTCGGCGTGCCAACTGCTTATTGCAATCAATGCGCAACTGCACGCTAGCAGTATCTATTCCTCAGTTCTCATAAGGGTCACCTCACTTGACCGGACCTCCACAACGCCGAAGGCCGGGCCCATGCGATCGCATGAGCCCGGCCTTCGGGACGGCTGTACGGCGGGGTTACGCGGCTTCGCGCGCCGCCGCCCGGCGCTGGATGACGTAGCCGGTGGCGGCCAGGGCCACGGTCAGGCCGCCGGTGAAGACGAGCTGGATCCGGGTGTCGTCGCCCATCGCCATCAGGACCAGGACCCCGACGAGCCCGGCCAGCGCGACCCAGGTCAGATACGGGAAGCCCCACATCTTCACGACCAGCTTCTCGGGGGCCTCGCGCTCCGTGCGGCGCCGCAGCACGAACTGCGAGACGGCGATGAAGCCCCAGACCACGAGGATGACCCCGCCGACCATGTTCAGCAGCCAGGCGAAGAGGGTGTCCGGGTACCAGTACGACAGCAGCACGGTGACGAAGCCGAAACCGGAGGAGGCCAGCACCGCCCGGCGCGGCACCCGGCCGGAGAGCTTGCCCAGTGCCTTGGGGCCCTGGCCGCGGGCGACCAGGGAGTAGGCCATGCGGGAGGAGCCGTAGATGTTCGCGTTCATCGCGGACAGCAGGGCGATCAGGATGACCACGTTCATGACCTGCCCGGCGTGCGGGATGCCCAGGTGGTCCAGGGTGGCCGCGTACGGGCCCTCGGTGGTGACCGCCGGGTCGTTCCACGGCAGCAGCGTGACGATGACCAGCATCGAGCCGACGTAGACGATCGCGATCCGCCACATGGTGGTCTTCACGGCCTTGGCGACGCCCCGGACCGGGTTGTCGGACTCGGCGGCCGCGATGGTCACCGTCTCCAGACCGCCGTACGCGACCACGGAGGCGAGCAGGCCGACCAGCAGCCCGTCCACGCCATTGGGCAGGAAGCCGCCGTCGTGCAGCAGGTTGGCGGTGCCGGGGGAGCCGGTGCCGGGCAGCATGCCGAGGACGGCCAGCACGCCCAGGCCCAGGAAGAGGCCGATCGCGCCGATCTTCAGGGCGGCGAACCAGAACTCGAACTCGCCGAAGTGGGAGACGGCGGCCAGGTTGGAGCCGCAGAACATCGCCATGAAGACCAGCACCCACATCCACGAGGGGGTGCCCGGGAACCAGCCCGTCATGATGTGCGCCGCGCCGATGGCCTCGATGGCCACGCCCACGCACAGCAGGGTCCAGAACATCCAGCCGGCGGTGAAACCGGCCCACGGGCCGATGGCCCGCTCCGCGTGCACCGAGAAGGAGCCGGAGGCGGGGTTCGCGGCGGACATCTCGCCGAGCATCCGCATCACGAACATCACGAGCAGCCCGGAAGCGGCGTACGCGAGCACGATCGAGGGCCCGGCCGCCGCGATGCCGGCGCCGGAGCCGACGAAGAGACCCGCGCCGATGACCCCGCCGAGGGCGATCATCGAAAGGTGGCGCTGCTTGAGTCCGTTGCCGAGGGGCGATCCGGCTTCGGGCCGGTTCGCGGCCTCTTGCTCGGGCGGGGTCAGGGTGCTCTGGCTCATGGGGAGGTGCCTGTCCGGTGTGCGGTGGGACGGGAGGGAGTGCCCCAGTCTCGCCCGTGTCCGCTCCCCGGACCTTATGTGTCCGTTATCCGGACAGGCGGATGACCGGGTGTGATCATCCCCGTACGCTGGCGCATCGGACCGGAGCGCACGACGGAGGGCCGAATGGACCACGGAATAAGGGAATTGGCCGCGACGGGCCGGGGCGTGCTCGTCACCGGAGCCTCGCGGGGCATCGGACGGGCGATCGCCACGGCGTTCGCCGAGCAGGGCGACCGGGTCGCGGTGCACTGCACGGTCCGCGGGCCCGACGCCGAGCGGACCCTCGCGGAGCTGCCGGGCGAGGGGCACGTCCTCGTCGCCGGCGACCTCGCCGACCCGGCGCGCGTGGAAGCCCTCGCCGCCGAGGCCCAGAAGGCGCTCGGCGGGATCGACGTCCTCGTGAACAATGCCGCCGTGATGGTCGCGCATCCGCTGCCCACCACCTCGTACGCCGACTGGCAGGCCGCCTGGCAGCACACTGCCGCGGTCAACCTCTTCGGCGCCGCCAACCTGGCCTACTGCGCGGCCCGCCACATGATCGACGGCGGCCGCGAGGGGCGCATCGTCAACATCGGCTCGCGCGGTGCCTTCCGGGGCGAGCCCGACCACCCCGCCTACGGCGCCACCAAGGCCGCGCTGCACGCGCTGGGCCAGTCCCTCGCCGTCTCCCTCGCCCCGCACGGCATCGCGGTGGCCGCCGTCGCACCCGGTTTCGTCGCCACCGAGCGGGTCGCCGGCCGGCTGGAGGGGGAGGAAGGCGAGCGGATCCGGGCGCAGAGCCCCTTCGGCCGGGTGGGAACCCCGCAGGAGATCGCCGCCGCCGTGCTCCACCTGGCCTCGCCCGCGGCGCGCTGGAGCTCGGGCGCCGTCCTCGACGTCAACGGGGCCTCGTACCTGCGCACCTGATGCCTCTGGGGCCTGATGCACCTGGCACCTGACGCCTCGCGCACCTGACGCGCGAAGGCCCCCGCGCGGGGTGCGCGGGGGCCTTCGCGGGGGACCGGCCGGTGGTCAGGCCTTCGCGGCCCGGAGCTCGCGGACCCATGCCACCAGCAGCACCGCGGCCGCGGCACCCGAGGACCACAGCAACTGCGGCCGCGCCGAATCGTCGAACAGCATCAGGACCAGCACCGTGGCCATCCCGATCAGCGCCGCCCACGTCGCGTACGGGAACAGCCACATCGGCAGCGTCAGCCGCTCCGGCATGTCCCGCTCGATCTTCCTGCGCAGCTTCAGCTGCGAGACCGCGATCAGGGCCCACACGAAGATCAGCACCGCGCCGACCGCGTTGAGCATGTAGAGGAAGATCGTGTCCGGCCACAGCAGGTTCAGCACCACCGAGACGAACCCGAAGGCCACCGACGCGAAGACCGCCCGGCGCGGCACCCCGCCGCCCGACACCTTCAGCAGGGACTTCGGCGCCTCGCCCCGCTCCGCCAGCGAGAACACCATGCGCGAGGACCCGTACAGGTTCGCGTTGAGCGCCGACAGCAGGGCCACGAAGATCACGACGTCCATGATCTGGCCGGCGTGCGCGATGCCGATCGAGTCGAGGACGGCCACGTACGGGCTCTGGCCCGGCGTCAGCGAGTCCCACGGCAGCAGGGTCACGATGACCAGCATCGAGCCGACGTAGAAGAAGAGGATGCGCCACACGGCGCTGCGCACCGCGCGGGACACGGACCGGGCGGGGTCGTCCGACTCGGCGGCCGCGATGGTGACGACCTCCAGGCCGCCGAAGGCGAAGACGACGGCCAGCATGCCGGCGACCACACCGCTCGCGCCGTTCGGGAAGAAGCCGCCCTGGCCGGTCAGGTTGGCCATCCCGACCGGATCCGTGTCCGGCAGCAGGCCGAAGACGGCCAGCGCGCCGAGGACCAGGAACAGCACGATCGCGCCGACCTTGAGCGCCGCGAACCAGAACTCGAACTCGCCGAAGTTCCGCACGGCGGCCAGGTTGCTCACGGTGAAGACCACCATGAAGACGAGCACCCAGACCCACTGGTCCACCGAGGGCAGCCAGCCGTTCGCGATCTTCGCCGCGGCGGTCGCCTCCACGGCCAGCACCACGACCAGCAGGAACCAGTACAGCCAGCCGGCCGAGAAACCGGCCCAGCGGCCGAGCGCCTTCTCCGCGTAGACCGAGAAGGAGCCGGAGGCGGGCATCGCCGCCGACATCTCCCCGAGCGCCCGCATCACCAGCATCGCGAGGATGCCCGCGAGCAGGTACGAGCAGATGATCGCGGGACCGGCGATGGTGATGCCGGCGCCGGAGCCGACGAACAGCCCGGCGCCGATCACGCCGCCGAGGCCCAGCATGGTCAGGTGGCGCTGTTTGAGGCTGTGGCTCAGGGGCTCGGGTGGGAGCTCGTCCGTGGTGCCGGGAGGGGCGGACGGGAGGTCGCGCATGAAGGGTGCTCGTACTCTCTAAGGCCTCGCGGCGGTGGGGGCTCCGCGACAGTTGGAGGGACCCTACAGTCTCTCCGGAGAGCACCCATCCGCGCAAAACGGACGTGTTGTCGTTCATTGCCCGTGATGCGGATCACTGCACCCGGGGCGCGGAGTGGGGTCTTTGTGTACTCCCCACCAAACCGGGGAGTACGGCTTTGTCCCGGGCAGCCCTGATGCGGCCCCGGACCCGGAACTAACGTCGGTGATCGTCCCTGTCGACCCCACCTCCCGCGGAGTCCCCGATGAGCACCGCTTCCGTTCCCTTCCGCCCCGGCGCCGTCCTCGCCGACCTGCTGCCCGCGAGCCGCGTCCGCGATATCGCGCTCGTGGCCGGCGGAGCCGCGCTCACCGGCCTGGCCGCGCAGATCGCCGTCCACGTCGACGGCCTGGCCGCCCCGATCACCGGGCAGACCTTCGCCGCGCTGCTCGTGGGCACCGCGCTGGGCGCCGGCCGCGGCTTCCTCTCGCTGGCCCTCTACACCCTGGTCGGCATGGCCGGCGTGCCGTGGTTCGCGGGCGGCGCTTCCGGCGCGGGCGGCGCGACCTTCGGGTACGTCCTCGGCATGCTGCTGGCCTCCACCCTCGTCGGCGCCCTCGCGCGGCGCGGCGCCGACCGCTCGGTGCTGCGTACGGCGGGCGCGATGGTGCTGGGCTCCGCGGTCGTCTACGCCGTCGGTGTCCCCTACCTCGCGCTGTCCACCGGGATGTCCCTCGGCGCGGCCGTCGCGGGCGGGCTGACGCCCTTCCTGATCGGCGACGCGCTCAAGGCCGCGCTGGCGATGGGCCTGCTGCCGGCCGCCTGGAAGCTCCTCGGCCGCGCGTGAGCGCTCGTACTCCACACGGCAGCCCCGGACCGCACTGCGCGGTCCGGGGCTGCCGTCGTTTCCGGAGCTGTTACGCGGAGGCCTTCAGGGCGGCCTTGCGGCGCAGCTGTCGTGCCACGCCGATCGCGATCACCACGGCCGCGACCAGCAGCGACAGCAGGACGGTCTCGCGGTTGTCCTTGTCGTAGACCATGTAGCCGAGGACGAAGGTGATCATCGCGGCGGTGGCCCAGGTCAGGTACGGGAAGAACCACATCTTCACCGTCACCTTCTCCGGGGCCTCGCGCATGAGGATCCCGCGCATCCGCAGCTGGGTCAGGCAGATGACCAGCCACACGAACAGCGCGATCGCGCCCGAGGCGTTCAGCAGGAAGCTGAAGACGGTGTCCTTGAAGGCGTAGTTGAAGTAGACGGCGGCGAAGCCGAAGACGACCGAGCCGAGGATGGCGGCCATCGGCACGCCCCGCTTGTTCACCTTGGCGAAGGACTTCGGGGCGTCACCGCGCTCGCCCAGCGAGAAGGCCATGCGGGAGGCGGTGTACAGGCCGGAGTTCAGGCAGGACAGCACGGCCGTCAGGACGATGACGTTCATGATCTGGCCGGCGTGCGCGATGCCGATCGAGTCCAGGGCCGCGACGTACGAGCCCTTCTCCACGATCGAGGCGTCGTTCCACGGCAGCAGGGTCAGCACGATGAAGATCGAGCCCAAGTAGAAGACGCCGATGCGCCAGATCACCGAGTTGGTGGCCTTGGTGACCGCGCGCCGCGGGTCCTCGGACTCGCCGGCGGCCAGCGTGACGATCTCGCTGCCCATGAAGGAGAAGACGACCATCAGCACACCGGTGAGGACTGAGCCCCAGCCGTTCGGCATGAAGCCGCCCGTGTCGGTGAGGTGGGCGAAGCCCGCGCCCGGGTTGTCCGAGCCCGGCAGCACGCCGAAGACGGCCAGCAGGCCGATGATCACGAAGCCGCCGATGGCGACCACCTTGATGCCGGCGAACCAGAACTCGAACTCGCCGTACGAGGCGACCGAGCCGAGGTTGGTGACCGTCAGCACGGCCATCACGATCAGCGCCCAGGCCCACTGCGGGACGGCCGGGACCCAGCTTTCGAGGATGACGGCGCCGGCGGTGGCCTCCACGGCCAGGACGACGACCCAGAAGAACCAGTACAGCCAGCCGATGGAGAAGCCGGCCCAGCGGCCGAGCGCCCGGTCGGCGTACGCGGAGAAGGAGCCGGAGTTCGGGCTGGCGGCGGCCATCTCGCCCAGCATCCGCATGACGAAGACGACCATCGCGCCGACCAGCGCGTAGGACAGCAGGATGGCGGGACCGGTCTTGGCGATACCGCCGCCGGAACCGACGAAGAGCCCGGCGCCGATCACGCCGCCGATGGCGATCATGGACAGGTGGCGGTTCTTGAGACCGGCCTTCAGGCCGTCGGAGGGCTTGCCTTCACCGGGATCGCCGGTGGGGGAGCCTTCCTTCTGAAGGGTCGTCGTGGAGCTCATGAACGGATCCTTAGGTTCTCGGGTGGCGAGCCCCGGCATTCAAACCTGAGATGAACGCAGGGCGGAAGACCCCAATCCGGATCGTTGCTTCGGGACGAACGACCAGGACCTGGGTCCCGCGGTGTCCCATCTGCGTTCTTTGGGTTTACTTGAGCTTTAGAAGTGACTTACGCGACACCCCGCGGCGGGTCCCCGGGCCGGCGCGTGCCACACTCGAACCATGCGCGTGTACCTCGGATCCGACCATGCCGGCTTTGAGCTCAAGAACCACCTGGTGGACTGGCTCAAGAACAACGGCCACGAGCCCGTCGACTGCGGGCCCCACATCTACGACGCGGTGGACGACTACCCGCCGTTCTGCCTGCGGGCAGCCGAAGGGACCGCCGCGGACGCCGACTCCCTCGGCATCGTGATCGGCGGCTCCGGCAACGGCGAGCAGATCGCCGCGAACAAGGTCAAGGGCATCCGCGCCATCCTCGCGTGGAGCGTCCAGACCGCCGAGCTCGGCCGCGAGCACAACAACGCCAACGTCATCTCCATCGGCGGCCGGATGCACACCCAGGACGAGGTCGTCAGCTTCATCGACGCCTTCCTGAAGACCCCGTACTCCGGCGAAGAGCGCCACACCCGCCGGATCGACATGCTCTCCGCCTACGAGACCACCGGCGAGCTCCCCCCGATCCCGGCCCACCACCCGCAGGGCTGATCCCGCTTCCGGCCGCGACGCCCTCCGGGGCGGCGCGGCCGGTTTTTCATTTCCGGCCCGCTTTCCGGTCGGCTTCCCGGCCCGCTTCCCCGCCGGCTTCCCCGCCCGCGTCTCCGCCCGCTTCTCCGAGGAGTACCGCCGTGCCCGAGGGGCATACGATCCACCGCCTCGCCGAGGACCACACCGAGCGCTTCGCCGCCCGCCCGGTCCGCGTGAGCAGCCCGCAGGGCCGGTTCGCCGAGAGCGCGGCCCTCCTCGACGGACGCGAGCTGGAATCCGCCGAGGCGCACGGCAAGCACCTGTTCCTCGAACTCGGCGACGCCTGGATCCACATCCACCTCGGCCTCTTCGGAAAGCTCGGCTTCGGCCCCGCCCCGGCCCCGCCGGCCACCGACACGGTCCGCCTCCGGCTGCTGAACGAGGACCACTACGCCGACCTGCGCGGACCCACCGCCTGCGCGCTCATCGGCGAGGGCGAGAAGAAGGCGATACACGACCGGCTCGGCCCGGACCCGCTGCGCCCCACCGACGACCCCGACCGCGCCTGGGCCCGGATCTCCCGCTCCCGCACCACCGTGGCCGCCCTGCTCATGGACCAGAAGGTCGTCTCGGGCGTCGGCAACGTCTACCGCGCCGAGGTCCTCTTCCGGCACGGCATCGACCCCTACCGCCCGGGCAAGGACCTCACCCGCCGCGAATGGGACGCGATCTGGGCCGACCTCGTCCTCCTCATGCGCGAGGGCGTGCGCAACAACCGCATCGACACGGTCCGCGACGAGCACCTGCCCGAGGCCATGGGCCGCCCGCCGAGGGTGGACGACCACGGCGGCGAGGTGTACGTCTACCGCAGGGCCAACATGCCCTGCCACATCTGCGGCGGCGAGATCCGCACCGCCGGTCTCGCCGCCCGCAACCTCTTCTGGTGCCCGGGGTGCCAGGGCCGCTAGGGCCTGTCGTCAAATTCCCGCCTGCCCCGCGGCGTCTGGCACGCGCTCTCGCCGCACCGGGCGAAAGCCCGAGTACGTCCAGTACTCGGACTTCCGCCCGGCACGACGAGAGCACGCACCAGACGCCGCGGGGCCGCCCTTCGGGCGACGACGGGAATTTGACGACAGGCCCTAGGGCCGCCCCTTCCGGGGCGCCCCCGCTAGAAGCCGTGCGGCAGCCACGGGGCCACGTCTCCCGCGAAGGCTCGGGAGGTACGGGCCAGCGCGCCCGGCCGCACCTCGCGCACCAGGCCGGCCGCGCCCAGCGAGTTCAGGGTGACCCCGCCCAGGTACGCCGCGCCCAGCTCCCGTACCGACAGCTCCAGGTCGGCCGGGTCATCCGTCCGGGTACAGACCGCGGCCCCGTCCGCCCCGACGGCCAGCCGCCAGCGCCCCGCGTTCCACGGGCAGAAGGCGTCCTCCACCTCCAGCACCACGTCCGGCGCGGCCCCGTACGCCCGCGCGGCCAGCGCCGCCGGCAGGTCCACGAGCCGTACGTGCAACGCGTCGCGCAGCCGCACCTGCGTCCGCCGGACATCGGTGACCAGGTGCAGCAGCGCATCGTCCGCCGGCCGCTTGACGGCCCGTACGGTCCAGGTCAGGTCGATGGAGCACACGTACCGCCACAGCGCCGCGTACGCCGCCGGATCGAGCGCGTCGAGGTCCGCCACGTCCACCCGGCCGTCCGAACCGGTCAGGTCCCACTCGGGCTTGACCCGGTAGCGGGCGTACCCGACCACCTCGCCGTCCGCCCGCTCGGCGACCACGCACTTCAGCGGCGACCCGCCGTGCCGCGTCGCCTCCGGATCGAGCAGCGCCTGCAGCTCCCAGCCGGGCTGCCGGGCCGGCATCCCGGGACGGCCCGCGACCAGCGCCGCGTAGACCCGCTCGCAGTCGGCCAGGGCCTTGCGCGGATCGACCAGCCGCAGCCGTACGTCGTCGGTCCCCGGCGGCACGGAGAGCCGTACGCGGGTCTTGTCGATCTCCACGGACATCGAGTACGCGGCGGTGCCGTAGCCGAAGCGCCCGTAGATCGCCGGATCCGAGGCCGTCAGCACGGCGATCGGCTCACCACCCGCCCGGACCTCGTCCAGTTGGCGGCGCATCAGCGAGGTCAGCACGCCCCGCCTGCGGTGCGTGGGGGAGACCCCCACCATCGTGACCCCGGCGGCGGGCACGAGCGCCCCGCCCGGCACCGAGAGCCGGAAGGAGAAGGCCCCCGCCGTGCCGACGCAGGTCCCGTCGTCCCAGACTCCGAGGGACCGCTCCGTCTCCGTCAGCGACCGGTAGAGTTCCCGCTCCTCGGGGGATTCGGGCACTCCACCGAACGCCAGTTCCAGCTGGTCGTACCAGACATCCCACTCATCAGCCAGCAATACGCGCGTCTCAAGAGGCATACGGCCATCCCTATCAGGGCAATCCGTCCCGGTCGATCTCTTTTCGGGTCGCCGATGGGCCCATCTCAGGGGGTACCCCTGCGCGCGCACAGCCAGGATGGATAGGGTCCCGAAGCAATGGCCGGAGCACACGTGGAGTCCCTCCTGGCCCGGACCCGCATGACGTGGCACCGGGCGCGCACCGCGCTGCGCAAATCCGCCGTCGACTACTTCCGCGGCGACGCCTCCGACTGGCTGGCCTTCGGCGGCCTGATCCTGACCATCCCGGCCATCGCCTGCGGCACGCTGATGCTGCCCGTGTGGTTCTCGCCCGCCGCGCTCGTCCTGCCGATCGTGGCCGGGGGCCTGCTGCTGCGCCCCGCCAGTCTTCTCGCCCTGTACGCGGCCTCCGCGGCCGCCCTCATCGTCGAGGCCCTCGTCCTCGGCCCGTACACCCAGGGCCCGGCGCGGGTCACTCCCGGCACTGTCCTCGTCGTCGCCGCCTGCGGCTTCTTCGGCCTGGTCATCGCCCAGTTCCGCAGCCGCGTGGGCGTGCCCTGGCGGCGCGGCGGCACCATGCTCTTCGACCTGCGCGAACGCATCCGGGTCCAGAGCAAACTGCCCGCCCTGCCGCGCGGCTGGCACCGGGAGATGGCCCTGCGGCCGGCCGGCGGCCAGTCCTTCTCCGGCGACTTCGTCGTCGCCGCCCGCACCAACGGCGGCCGCACCCTGGAGATCGTCCTCACCGACGTCTCCGGCAAGGGCATGGAGGCGGGCTCCCGCGCCCTCCTCCTCTCGGGCGCCTTCGGCGGCCTCCTCGGAGCGCTCCCCCCGCACGGCTTCCTGCCCGCCGCCAACGGCTACCTGCTCCGCCAGGACTGGGACGAGGGCTTCGCCACCTCCATCCACCTCGTCCTGGACCTGGAGACCGGCGACTACGAACTCCTCTCCGCCGGCCACCTGCCCGCCCTCCAGCTCTCCGCCGGCACCGGCCGCTGGCAGGAGATGACCGGCGAAGGCCCGCTCCTCGGCGTCTACGACGGCGCGGACTTCACCCCCGCCCGGGGCAACCTCCGCCCCGGCGACGTCCTGATGCTCTTCACCGACGGCCTGGTCGAAACGGCCGAGCGCGACATCAGCGAGGGCATCGACCGCCTCACCGGCGAGGCCGACCGCTACGTCGCCGCCGGCTGGGAGGGCGCGACCTGGCACCTCATCGAAAAGGTGGCCAAGGACGTCAACGACGACAGAGCCCTCCTCCTGATCCGCCGCGCCCCTTTTTAACGCGTCCCTCGCACCGCGCACCTTTCTTACGCGTCCCTCGCACGGTCCGGCCCTGGCGGGCCTCCCCGGCTTCGGCCCGCTGCGCCGGACTCCGTCCGGCGGTGGCTGGTCGGGGGTGCCGCCGCTGCCGTCGCGGCGTGGGGCCGGTGGGCGGGTGCGGCTGGATTGGCCCTGCGGGGCGAGTTCCCCTACCCGCCCTTCGCCCGTTCCCCGGGCTCCGCCCGGACCCTTGCCGGGTGCGGCGACGTCGCCGGGGGCCAGCCCCCGGACCCCCGCGCCTCAAACGCCGGCGAGGCTGGATGCGGCCTCCGGCAAGCCGGCCCAGGACGTGCTGCGTTGCGTGCTGCGCCGACAATCCAGCGCAAGCCGTGTTGCGCAAGCCGTG harbors:
- a CDS encoding GNAT family N-acetyltransferase; translated protein: MPLETRVLLADEWDVWYDQLELAFGGVPESPEERELYRSLTETERSLGVWDDGTCVGTAGAFSFRLSVPGGALVPAAGVTMVGVSPTHRRRGVLTSLMRRQLDEVRAGGEPIAVLTASDPAIYGRFGYGTAAYSMSVEIDKTRVRLSVPPGTDDVRLRLVDPRKALADCERVYAALVAGRPGMPARQPGWELQALLDPEATRHGGSPLKCVVAERADGEVVGYARYRVKPEWDLTGSDGRVDVADLDALDPAAYAALWRYVCSIDLTWTVRAVKRPADDALLHLVTDVRRTQVRLRDALHVRLVDLPAALAARAYGAAPDVVLEVEDAFCPWNAGRWRLAVGADGAAVCTRTDDPADLELSVRELGAAYLGGVTLNSLGAAGLVREVRPGALARTSRAFAGDVAPWLPHGF
- a CDS encoding Fpg/Nei family DNA glycosylase, giving the protein MPEGHTIHRLAEDHTERFAARPVRVSSPQGRFAESAALLDGRELESAEAHGKHLFLELGDAWIHIHLGLFGKLGFGPAPAPPATDTVRLRLLNEDHYADLRGPTACALIGEGEKKAIHDRLGPDPLRPTDDPDRAWARISRSRTTVAALLMDQKVVSGVGNVYRAEVLFRHGIDPYRPGKDLTRREWDAIWADLVLLMREGVRNNRIDTVRDEHLPEAMGRPPRVDDHGGEVYVYRRANMPCHICGGEIRTAGLAARNLFWCPGCQGR
- a CDS encoding ribose-5-phosphate isomerase encodes the protein MRVYLGSDHAGFELKNHLVDWLKNNGHEPVDCGPHIYDAVDDYPPFCLRAAEGTAADADSLGIVIGGSGNGEQIAANKVKGIRAILAWSVQTAELGREHNNANVISIGGRMHTQDEVVSFIDAFLKTPYSGEERHTRRIDMLSAYETTGELPPIPAHHPQG
- a CDS encoding amino acid permease: MSSTTTLQKEGSPTGDPGEGKPSDGLKAGLKNRHLSMIAIGGVIGAGLFVGSGGGIAKTGPAILLSYALVGAMVVFVMRMLGEMAAASPNSGSFSAYADRALGRWAGFSIGWLYWFFWVVVLAVEATAGAVILESWVPAVPQWAWALIVMAVLTVTNLGSVASYGEFEFWFAGIKVVAIGGFVIIGLLAVFGVLPGSDNPGAGFAHLTDTGGFMPNGWGSVLTGVLMVVFSFMGSEIVTLAAGESEDPRRAVTKATNSVIWRIGVFYLGSIFIVLTLLPWNDASIVEKGSYVAALDSIGIAHAGQIMNVIVLTAVLSCLNSGLYTASRMAFSLGERGDAPKSFAKVNKRGVPMAAILGSVVFGFAAVYFNYAFKDTVFSFLLNASGAIALFVWLVICLTQLRMRGILMREAPEKVTVKMWFFPYLTWATAAMITFVLGYMVYDKDNRETVLLSLLVAAVVIAIGVARQLRRKAALKASA
- a CDS encoding PP2C family protein-serine/threonine phosphatase; the encoded protein is MAGAHVESLLARTRMTWHRARTALRKSAVDYFRGDASDWLAFGGLILTIPAIACGTLMLPVWFSPAALVLPIVAGGLLLRPASLLALYAASAAALIVEALVLGPYTQGPARVTPGTVLVVAACGFFGLVIAQFRSRVGVPWRRGGTMLFDLRERIRVQSKLPALPRGWHREMALRPAGGQSFSGDFVVAARTNGGRTLEIVLTDVSGKGMEAGSRALLLSGAFGGLLGALPPHGFLPAANGYLLRQDWDEGFATSIHLVLDLETGDYELLSAGHLPALQLSAGTGRWQEMTGEGPLLGVYDGADFTPARGNLRPGDVLMLFTDGLVETAERDISEGIDRLTGEADRYVAAGWEGATWHLIEKVAKDVNDDRALLLIRRAPF